TAACCTCATCAGTGGCCGATATCGAATGGCTTGTGTGCAAGGTAGACCTACTCTCCACTTTTCATGGTGACCATTTTTTGTGGCAGCCACTTTTCATTACAACCACTGACCACAAAAAAGTGGTTTTaattccactctatctaataaaactgtgtgaatggaagctccccatacatgtgaagagtagtccatacatgggtggatgaggcccttgtacagagataGCAGTATTTGGGGTagcagagatgcctcagaacacctaacttcatagaagctgttttagcaagagatgagatgtgaagttaacAATTTAGATTAgcagtaaaggacagactgacgatattcagtgtagaacgGAAGACAGTTCaatgtcattaaagaagaggtAAAGATTGTGTTgaggtgatagatgaaggaattgagtttttgtggCATTGAACACTATGTACTAAGTTTTCTTTGCCCCGATCAGAAATTTTAAAAGTTCTGAAATCAGGAATTTTGTGGCATccttgcatgatctgttgacttcctgaagggttggtcatctctaaaggtatagggtggtatcatcagcataagagtggatagggcaagaagtttggttggCTAAgaccattaatgaataataggaagagaatgggtgacaggacagaactctgaggaacaccaGTTTACTGAtttagaacagtggccatctactacaacagcaatagaacagtcagaagaaacttgagataaagttgcaaagagaaggatagaagatgTGGGAGGGTTgtttttgagatcaaagctttctGCCAGGCTCTATCAAGAAAAGCTTTTAATGTatctaatgcaacagcaaaagtttcaccaaaatctctaaaaggttagaatagtttttttttttgttttgttaggtATCATTATGTTAGATAAAACTCTGTTTGGTTAGATTTGATTAGAATTagttaagttacattaggttagttattatttttcagtTAATGTTTACTATCAGTCCTTTTCAGTAGCACATGACATAACTGCATGCTGTGGTAGTATACTcatctatgattttttttactttcactcaTCTATTTTTGACTCACTGATGTTTTTGAAAATTAACAATGCACCACAAACAGATTGAATTAGCTTAAGTAAGGTTAATTttagggttaggttaacttagatTAAGTCTGAAATTGTCTAGTTCATCAAAAATACCAATAATGACTAAAGCTGTGTTTTTCCTGTCAACTTGTGTTGAGGTGACGTTATAGCTACGTCATAATTTGCGACCGTCTTGATCGTAACAGTTTTCGCGTGCAAGATAACTCACTTCATGTTGAGACCATCTTGCCTCCAGCTCAAGGCAATCCAAACCTACATTGGGATGACATCACATCTCAAGTCATGACATCAAATACACACaagttgtgtgtctgtgtctataCATACACCATAGAAAGCATAATATTTTCACATTAATGAAAGTAgactgtctgtatgtatgtatgtatgtatatatatatatatatatatatatatatatatatatatatatatatatatatatatatatatatatatatatatatatatatatatatatatatatatatatatatatatatatatatatatatatatatatatatatatacagggtagGCGTGGATACTTCCCaatttgagaatgaaataaaaacctgttcacacttcacaattctttattcttcttttatgcctttcacacaacatgggagatttacttttagtgttttaacgacaatatcttttaaatgtccacctccattgtcaatacactgattcagacgataTCAGAAGCTTTGatctactctctccagcatgttgagcggtatattggctatttcagttcggatggcgttctgtaggtcttccaggatctgtggacggtcgttataaaccagggatttgagatatccccacaggaaataatcacagaccctggaagacctacagaacgccatccgaactgaaatagccaatataccgctcaacatgctggagagagtagaccaaagcttccgaaatcgtctgaatcagtgtattaacaatggaggtggacatttaaaagatgttgtctttaaaacagtgtaaaagtaaatctcccatgttgtgtgaaaggcataaaagaagaataaagaattgtgaagtgtgaacaggtttttatttcattctcaaatcgggaagtatccgcgccccaccctgtataatgcaagagggagaactgccaagggcaaaaaaatattagacaaaaaaaggcccactggaacaacagtttccctaaaagatttggaagaacagccaaaagcctgggacaaatgtcttgacacctctatCTTACAAGAAgtcataagaagatggaaatacaaaagcaggtacggagttccagagtttaccagtggaagGTATGAAGGATTGCGAATACTAGTTAActtttgtattagagggttggacagaagagggatgagaggaagaagaaagccttatgtAGCAAGgctacaggaggaggggaggcatgcagttagcaagatcaataaagcagttagcatgaaaacagcgataaaagataaaaagggatgcaacatttcggtggtgagaagaggctgaagacagtcactctgaggaggggagttgatgagacgaaaagcttttgattccaccctatctaataataaagctgtatgagtggaatcccccaacatgtgaagagtactctatacagacagataaggcccttatacagagttagcagttggaggggggagaaaaactggcagagaccctgcagaacacctaacttcatagaagttgttttagtaagagatgagacGTGAAGCTTCCAGTTAAGATCATATatgtacatgtatgtatgtatgtatatatatatatatatatatatatatatatatatatatatatatatatatatatatatacacttttatAGTTCTCATTTTTTGGCACTCcctttgcatttctttcacTAAATTGACAGGAAAtgaggaatgaaaatataatgtcTAAAATTAACCACAtactaactttaacctaaccctaactataatctaaccttaccttaacttTAACTTAGTTGAGACGACACGCATTGCTGATACGTCTTCCTCAGAACCATTCTGACCAATAGCATGTTTTGGTTATGCTAGCTAGGTTAcgttagttttggttatcatatttttcattcccaGGTCCCATCCACTGAGTGAAAAGAGATGCAGAGGGGGAGCTAGGAAACAAGGATAGTTGGAGGGATGTCTGTATTAGGACAGTGTctatggcatatatatatatatatatatatatatatatatatatatatatatatatatatatatatatatatatatatatatatatatatatatatatatatatatatatatatatatatatatatataatcttgaaattaattataataaaatgcattCTGAAGTACTTTGAGATTAGTCAACAAATTTCTTGCCTGACATGattttatcattctttaccTAAGTTCTCATATTACCTAATCAACAAACCAGAATCCCCAACAGCTAATCCTGACAACTATGTTTCTTGCATACACCACCTTACATTACCTCCTTTTGGAGACTTATATGATTTTATAGTATTCCTAACCTTTTTTTATAATGTACCTAACCCAGCATCATTATATACACACTAACAAACAAGCCCGGAGTCCATCAGTTATAATAGTCTCCAATCACTGTCACCTTGCCTCTGACAACCTGCTGGGCGTGAGGGAGTCAGCAGGTCACGGAGTGTGGAAGCAGAGGTGGAGTGACAAGTGGAGCAAACCACAGACAAAACCTGACTACCATCCAAATACTTTTCCCGATAATATTCGGAGATCCCGATATTGATTCACTACAGTGCACGGATTCCCAGCACTGTATCATGTCCATGTACAGCACAGGAACTTAGTGTAAGGTCCCGaagtgttttatttacattattcccacacacaccctaaacatcATCTCCCTAGACGCCATTACCACTCacttattttatcctttttggttttatttcccGTCCCACAatgctctcccctcctcctcacactcttCTGAGTCCCCTGTACTCACTCTTCCCGGATTTCTGCTTTTTGGGtctgcccttcctcctcattttgttGAAGTTTCCGAGATAATTTGTGGTTCTGCCAGAGAAAAccgtggaggtgaagcagagacGCAAACAATCCCCCTCTGCCACCCGCTCTGAAGCCGGCCTTCTGATTGGCTACTCTCAACGCTGGATGAAAACTGATCTCTTACTGGGTAAATTCCACGCTGCCATTGACGTCATAGCCCAGTCTCGTCCAATCAGCGGCTTTTTTCACATAACCCGccaaaaacaaaggaggaactgtcttaATTTATAAATACTAATGTAATTGGAATTCGTTTTATGAGGAATAATTAATTGTGCTTCACTTTTGAAAATAAGAATTAATGCAATGAAACTGATGTTAATGTGAAATGGTGATCTTAATAAAGTTGTAAGCTTACAAATATATGTAGCCATGGCCAGAATGCATTTATTGAGTCCACCGGCGATTATCTGTGTAGCTAAATTTAACCTATTAAAGTTATCATAAGCCATAACTAATGAAGTCAATATTCATATAATTGCACGTGTCCAGTATACCGATGTGCATATGGTCGTAATTAATTCCTAAAGACACTTAACCTAAGCAAtatcacatatacacacatgcacCAATACTCTAAAACTAGCATTACAAGCTATCGCAAAAAAGACCAGAATTATAACTATGATATGAGTTAAAATTATCGTACGTCTGGCCGCgcgctcccctcccctccctccacctaccTCTGTTAAAAAAGTAGGCAAAATAATGGGAAACCGAAGTATTATGTTCTTTAGTCTTACTGGGGCGTTATCCCACCAATAACTTGTCCTGCTTCACTTCTCTGTGTCTATAGGAGCGTGAAATATTGggatgaaaaaatgagaataaagaaattgaGGACAGAATATGGTACTAGTTTGTGTTCACAGAAGGCTATCGACCCCAAAGTATTAGTAGCATGGCGTCCCCTGCgttctccttatctcctctcacctttctcCTACCGCCACTTCTCGAAGCCACACCGCAACGCCTGAATAATTAAAATATATCTCGTGTTTTTAGTTGAATCTTAAAGAATTTTGTAATCATGAGGACCGTTTACGTAggatgaggcaataaaaatgagAACCTGACcgagtttttttcttactttctttctatgAGATGTTGAATTCGTGTTATATCACTACTATAAAGATAATAGAATGTACCTGAGAATCCCTTTGGTTTCTACTGTACTGAGACTGCTAAACAACTAGTACTTCCGGTAGGTTGAATAGTTTACTTAAATAGCCCTCTGAAAAGGCCAATAACTTTCATTAAAGATCGTGAAAAGCGTTGAAACATTGTCCAGTTATCACTAGATTATTGAAAATACCTTTAAAgcgaaattacacacacacacacaaaagttaaAAGTAcactgaaataaataatgaagagatgGTTTGGAGACAAAAGACGCCGAAAGTTTTACTTATAGGACTGTAAGCACGTCACCAACTGCCTTCTTAAAACTGAATGtcattttgttgtatttttcagATACATAGATCAATAGTAACtaatattaaataaaacatataaTCTCATTTATAAATTTTACATTTGTTTTAATACTCCCATAATTTTCATTTGAGTTATTCATCCCACTTCACAGCGGCTCGGCAGTCACCCCTCGCAAGGCTGTCTTTAGTCTCCCATATCACGCTTTTTAATTCCACGGTAACTCATCTACCAAGATAATAATACGCATGCATTTAAATTTTTATCGAGTTTCTGTGTCTATAGAAGTGTTTGGTCAACTATACCACCCCTTGCGATGTTACGGTAACCGATATCTAAGAATGTACGTGTAATTTTGCagctctctttttctatcaattATTCGTTATATGATTGTGGTATAGGGGGTTTATTAGCAAGAGACTTCATTGTGTTTTGAAAGGTTACagagaaaaatcaaattaattgattttaagggcatttttttCTCCAGATATTATGGAATTTTTTATCAAATTGTCATTGAAATTATTATTTACTGGGCAGTTTGACCAGAATTCTATTATATCGCTAGATAAGAgaacaatgagaaaaaatgtgtgtgtgtgtgtgtgtgttaatgaaggTGCAGAGCAGACCCTAATAGGAACACAATGGGCTCGAAGAAGCaacaataaattaaaaaaaaaaaaataataatataaaaaaaaaactcgccaTGGGGAACGAAGAATctaggaaaattgaaaaaaattaaagaaaagaaaaaaatatatatatggctGAAAAGAACGGACCAAACAATAATATGTGgatacacaaaaaagaaaaaaagtaaactaagaaaggatagaaatcaagtaaaaaaaaattgcaagaaTGGAAAAGGGAGTAAGATGTattgcaaaaaataataaataaaaattataaataaataaaaaagaaatactgagTAGTAAAAACATACAGGAAACCCTCAAATTATGCAGTAATGACAAACTCTAAAGGAATAAACAGAACCTTTGTTAAATGATTACCAGATTCATCAAATGTAGGACATGGCAAGGAGAAACCAATGCATGAAGAAATGAGACATACAAGAGAACATAACAGCAGTGTCTGAGTGTGTAGAGTGAAtcattaaaaatgaaaaatgaaatgtgTCCAGGTTGTACTAACATAACCACTGAATTattaagaaagggaagagattcTCTGAACTCCATTTTAGGGAATGAATTAAAtatgggagaaaggagaaatctATGAAGAACATGGAAAAACACTAAAAGATAGAggcaaaggagggaagacaaaaCATCAGAATTATTGAGGGACAGTATTGATAAATCACATCATAAAGGTCTACAAGAGCATTTTGGAGAAAAGAGCTGGAGACATTATTATAATAAGTTGAAATGAATCCCAGCTTGTCTGTAGTTTCCTGCATGGAAAGCAATGGAATTGATGAGTGGCATCACCTACCTCTACCTGATCAGCCCTTTCAGGAACTGTCAAGTCTCTCCCACTCCTGCAACATATCCACACTTCAAGGTTTAGTTAATCCTTATGCGATTGCTTTCACCTTGGGGAGGCACACCATCATGTCTTACTTATCCCTAGAGGTTCTGGTGTTGATCAGTTGCATGAACCAAGGACAGCCCTAGATAGTGCTATTTAGTCTTGCTATGGAACCAGTATTTTACAAAAAATCAGAAGGCTGCTTATTTAAATTACCTTATATTTTGCATTCTCCTTTAATAGATAGTGTATATTTAATGTGTTCTATTCCTCAAATTGATCAATTATTCCAGTGCTCACCATCTACCATGTCTCTCCCAAGAGTCACAAAAAGTTATAGCCACCTACCTTTGGTCAAGTACAGACAAATTATTGCTTCTCCCAGGTGTCACAGCACAAGTTATAGCCACCTAGCTCTGGTCAGGTACACACTTCAGTCTCAATCCTGCACTGGTCTGTTTTCATGAAAATAACACAGATCCTTGCCTTCTTTAAACCTTCACCTTGCATTGTTTCCCACATTTAGGACAATGACACAAAATTACCAgtataaatgtaataaaatcatcatcattagcatcagCAATTAGCCTCCTCATTTTCAGGCCATAGTGTATCATGTGATGCTGCAGGaacttgtgtggtgtggtgtgtgttggagtcAGTAGTGCCCTAATGTGCCTCACTTGGTCCAGGTGTTGGTGAAGGCCATCAGTGCTGCCTCCACCTGCTCATATTCCTCTGGCGAGAAGCGGTCCACCCATGACTGTACCACACAGTCAGCTGCCTCGCTGTAGCTCACCAACTCCACATCATCACCTACAACTTGGGTGTTGGGCATGGCCAGCACCATGCGTGGACGACGCTTGCGCACCACTATTTCGTGCCACTTGGCGAAGGGGTGTGACCCCTCAGCTGGCACCTCTGAATACTTCTCAAACATAGCCCGGCCAGCCTTGCTGTCTCCCATAGACCGGTAAACTTGCAGCTTAGTCAGGAAATCCCCCATGGCTTGCCGACCCACGCTCCCTATCTTGCTGCGGTTCAGGGACAGCAGCAAGTCGGGCAAGCCGTCTTCACCTGTGGTCTCAGTGAGGGTAACTAGGCCATCTCCAGCCTCCAAGGCCACACGCAAAATGACATAACGTGCTTGAGAATGAGCCTGCCCCCACTTGCCCTGTGTAGGCTGGTACATCTCTAGGCCCTTCAGGCCGGCATACATCATGTCCAGCCAGGACACATACTTGAGGTCCTCCTGGTCACTCTCAGACACCCCAAAGATGTCCAGAATGGAATCCACTAGGCCCAGGTACAAGGCTACAGTTTCAGCCCGGCATTCCTCATAGGCACTGGCCAGGTTGGTGAAGCGACTGTTGtaattctctcccttctcatagAATGCAGCAGCCTCTCCTGTGTAAGGGTTCTTGACTTTCTCTGGATCGAAGTTGAGTGTtccatcatctttcctcctcaagAACTTGCCACAGCCGTGACCAAGCAACTCATGGAGGCCCACCTGTATCTCCAGGGCCAGGGCCCCGTGCTTCTCCCTGAGGGTATGGTCAGCGGTTGACAGGAAGGGGCCACCCTTGATGCCAGTACGTGCTGCCATCACATTGGTCAGGCTCACATTCTTGAAGCCGTGCTCTTCTTTCACATCCTTGTAGTTGGGAATGTTGATGCCAATGGGCAGACCAGAGGCAGCGAAGGTCACCACGTCCAGGGAGGAGAAGTCAGGCCGCATGAAGGTATCTTCCTCAAACTCACGGCCCCAAGGCAGGAGTGGCAGGTACTCTTCCTCAGCGCGCTCCACAAGCGTGTCAAACTTGCGTGACTGCTCACGGTTCACCACAGCCACAAAGGACTCAAACTCGGCACGCTGGTTGACAGGGTCACGGTACACTTCAATGAAGCCCATGTAGGACTCCACTGCAGGGGAGCGGTTCTTAACCCAGGCCATGGAGCCATCCTTGTGTGCCTGCACTGTGCCATCCTGGAAGCTTTCGGCATACTTTTCCAGCATCTGCACCTCAGCCTGGGTGGCAGCGTGCCCTTTGGCCAGCTGCAGCTCCTCGTTCAACTTGGCCAGGAAGAAGGAGTAGTCACCACGGGTCACCTTGAACTTGTGGCCGCGGAAGTCCTcagtgtgggtggtgatggatggGGCGGAGCTACTCTCCACTGAGGCCAGGCGGATATCCAGCACCGTCTGGCCATCCTCCTCGTTTTTCAGCAAGCGAGTATTCCATGCCTCCATGTTCTTAGCAGCCATAAATTCCCGGGCCAGGTCTGCTTCCTCCTGTGTGGACATGCTGTGATTAAGATAGCTGCctccaccattactactgctactgttttcATTAGCTGTCTTACAGTCATTGCTGCATTACTGAGTCTGaccttaccactactactgtcttTAACAGTTGTCTTACAGTCATTGCTGTCTTCATGATTACTATTGATACTGTCCTTACTAGTTGTCTTACAGTCATTGCTGCCTCCACTATTGGCATTGTTGCTTTCCTTAATAGCTGTCTTAGTCAGTGCTGCATTACTGAGTACATCATGGCAAAAGAGCAACAGGAGAATCAAGATGCCAGGCAACATAACACTTGTGCCAAATTTTCttgaaaaacaataatgaagataatattgaataaataaaatagggacccaaaaaattatatactgAATACTTTCCAAGAAAAATACTGACAAAAATGTTTGAACACCTATACCAATGAAGTGATAGCTTTCTCAGGActggcttttttctttttattgctgttttgttgCTCTTAGCTGATGCTCctccaacgagagagagagagagagagagagagagagagagagagagagagagagagagagagagagagagagagagagagagagagagagagagagagagagagcggggggggggggggagggttcTTTATCTGTGCACTAGTAAGTGGAACAATCTAGATAAGGGCCCAGAATATGCTAAAAAATGTTGGTATGttttaaataaactaaaattagACATAAAAATTATATTATGCCAGTGTAATCCTACTTCCTGTAAAAGTAAGCATAATCAGAACTCACCTGGGTGCAGTTAGGAGTGAAGTACATGGTGACTCCCCCTGGAGGCATCCCCAGGAacttcttgttttcctgcagGTCATACATGGGACCCAGTGCATGGCTCATGTAGTCTTCCATCACCTCTGGGGCCTCTAGACTGGCCTTTGATGCCCGAATCAGACTCTCCAGTTTCTCCCGACTTACGCTAGGCACAAACTTGCGGTCCCCAAAGCCAAGATAATTACCCAGGTTAAATGCCAGGCAGGAGTAATACACCATGAGGGACTTGAACTCATCTTCAGTGAAGCCGGCCTTCCCAATGGCCACCTCCTTCAGGGTGTCTAAAGGCTGTGACCGGAGGAGGCGAGTGAGAAGGTTGAAAATGACAGGACTCTCCGGAGATGTCTGGCAAAGTACAATGAAGCCACCCCACCAAGAAGCACGGGAGAGGTGGTGTGCATAGTGGCGCTCCTTGGCAGTGAGGCCAGCAAatgcctcctccaccttcaggTAGAGGATTGGGGTGTCCAGCGGCAGCTCATGCTGGGAGCCCATCGTGTGCCGTCTGTGTGGAGGAAAAGAGTATGCCTTAGTGGCTTGATGTTGTGTAATccaataaggaaaaataaaatattaaacaagatgataatgatgatggatgGTAGGGAACATCTTTTATTGTACACCTGTCCCCAGAATGCATTACAATATACAGGGAATTTCATGCCTATAAATCAAACAGACATACattggagactcaatactcaaacttaacaTGTTCCTGCCTACAactattagtggtgaaaatatctagtAATCAAACGGCCAcacatttggtcgtatacaaGGCTCTGTCATCTCTCTTCTCGCAGCCGCCACTGTATTGTTCTGATaccgtattactggtaataccagtATACCAATGCTGGTGCGCATCCTTAGTCATaccacagtcttgagaaaaacaacattcttttgcgttgtcggtagtttttcatttagaaacttatgatggcaccaaagaggtttattagtggtgaaaataaggaatctggtgagagtgcaagtgttagtgaaccATAGCCTTCCATttgtggattcacaggaatcataccagaagaaaagttacaaagacgttttcatggatggtgactcatcctccagcaacctccctcctctttctcacccttctcccctcctctgctAAGTTGTCCATCACCAGCCTTTGcttatggtatgtacaaattaaaattgtaaaaataaatacattcaaATTTTTATTAACTTGAGATTTTGCTAAGATttgaacaaattacctgatttataggtatcaatactcgaacttttcaatactcaaacagccatttggaattaattaagtttgagtattgagtctccacagtATATGTTAGTGTAGCCAGGGAGTAAATCTTCTGTTTCACAGATGATGTTAAAGGCATGAGCAACTTCAGTATTATcaactttttgcttttctatttgtctaatTAATTGTTTCTCTTGAACAATAAGAACCCCGATGAGATGTCCAAAAATAGAGTTTGTCTAAAGAAAGTGCAGTCTTAATATATGTTTAATATTGACGTGTGAATGgtgcctccctccttttctccatccctcctcctcctcttccgccattTACCACCATTAGCTGAAAACATCTGCGTCCAAGATAAGAACACTAgataaacttttgctgttatttcatatattttcatgcacTGATAAAGTTTGCCTGAAAAGGCAGAACAAATTTCTCCTATCTCGTCCTACATCCTCCCCTGATGCTTAtcatggaggggagagaaaatataaacaaacctaTCTGGctaaggcatctctctctctctctctccctcctacttaAAACTTAATTGATTTAATTAATAATATTTATAGGATCGTCAATgagctcttctgtgattattaCAGCACCCAGTCTTCTGTTGGTGGCTATATTTATACATTCCAGCTGATTGACAGTCCCAAATGAGGATTGGGAATGCAATAACATCCCATGGAATGCATCTCCCAGGATAAATATACCTTAtaagagtagtttatctatttatattatcccttgttatgttttattatgtttttgtgcaataattattatttataaatacctttttcttacctgaaaacacataaaaaaaataggggtgCTCTTTAGGgaggctggaatggattaatggcatttcaatgcatttcaatggaAAAAATTGTTGAGACTGagttttttgagatacgagctctGACATGGAACGAATTAAACTTGTATCTCAAGgtatcactatatatatatatatatatatatatatatatatatatatatatatatatatatatatatatatatatatatatatagttgagTGGCATTTTAATGATTGCCTGAGGGACATTGCTGAGgtgaaaagg
This region of Portunus trituberculatus isolate SZX2019 chromosome 12, ASM1759143v1, whole genome shotgun sequence genomic DNA includes:
- the LOC123502709 gene encoding dipeptidyl peptidase 3-like isoform X1, with protein sequence MLRSWRPLSLLLHRQQRVVVCKGCHWWKHCSSSGSSRRCISYTANAQFLPISHSSSHLISSDHHKANYTINTYPRSYLQQFVRRHTMGSQHELPLDTPILYLKVEEAFAGLTAKERHYAHHLSRASWWGGFIVLCQTSPESPVIFNLLTRLLRSQPLDTLKEVAIGKAGFTEDEFKSLMVYYSCLAFNLGNYLGFGDRKFVPSVSREKLESLIRASKASLEAPEVMEDYMSHALGPMYDLQENKKFLGMPPGGVTMYFTPNCTQEEADLAREFMAAKNMEAWNTRLLKNEEDGQTVLDIRLASVESSSAPSITTHTEDFRGHKFKVTRGDYSFFLAKLNEELQLAKGHAATQAEVQMLEKYAESFQDGTVQAHKDGSMAWVKNRSPAVESYMGFIEVYRDPVNQRAEFESFVAVVNREQSRKFDTLVERAEEEYLPLLPWGREFEEDTFMRPDFSSLDVVTFAASGLPIGINIPNYKDVKEEHGFKNVSLTNVMAARTGIKGGPFLSTADHTLREKHGALALEIQVGLHELLGHGCGKFLRRKDDGTLNFDPEKVKNPYTGEAAAFYEKGENYNSRFTNLASAYEECRAETVALYLGLVDSILDIFGVSESDQEDLKYVSWLDMMYAGLKGLEMYQPTQGKWGQAHSQARYVILRVALEAGDGLVTLTETTGEDGLPDLLLSLNRSKIGSVGRQAMGDFLTKLQVYRSMGDSKAGRAMFEKYSEVPAEGSHPFAKWHEIVVRKRRPRMVLAMPNTQVVGDDVELVSYSEAADCVVQSWVDRFSPEEYEQVEAALMAFTNTWTK
- the LOC123502709 gene encoding dipeptidyl peptidase 3-like isoform X2, encoding MGSQHELPLDTPILYLKVEEAFAGLTAKERHYAHHLSRASWWGGFIVLCQTSPESPVIFNLLTRLLRSQPLDTLKEVAIGKAGFTEDEFKSLMVYYSCLAFNLGNYLGFGDRKFVPSVSREKLESLIRASKASLEAPEVMEDYMSHALGPMYDLQENKKFLGMPPGGVTMYFTPNCTQEEADLAREFMAAKNMEAWNTRLLKNEEDGQTVLDIRLASVESSSAPSITTHTEDFRGHKFKVTRGDYSFFLAKLNEELQLAKGHAATQAEVQMLEKYAESFQDGTVQAHKDGSMAWVKNRSPAVESYMGFIEVYRDPVNQRAEFESFVAVVNREQSRKFDTLVERAEEEYLPLLPWGREFEEDTFMRPDFSSLDVVTFAASGLPIGINIPNYKDVKEEHGFKNVSLTNVMAARTGIKGGPFLSTADHTLREKHGALALEIQVGLHELLGHGCGKFLRRKDDGTLNFDPEKVKNPYTGEAAAFYEKGENYNSRFTNLASAYEECRAETVALYLGLVDSILDIFGVSESDQEDLKYVSWLDMMYAGLKGLEMYQPTQGKWGQAHSQARYVILRVALEAGDGLVTLTETTGEDGLPDLLLSLNRSKIGSVGRQAMGDFLTKLQVYRSMGDSKAGRAMFEKYSEVPAEGSHPFAKWHEIVVRKRRPRMVLAMPNTQVVGDDVELVSYSEAADCVVQSWVDRFSPEEYEQVEAALMAFTNTWTK